In Chaetodon trifascialis isolate fChaTrf1 chromosome 2, fChaTrf1.hap1, whole genome shotgun sequence, one DNA window encodes the following:
- the dkk2 gene encoding dickkopf-related protein 2: MLVLTWNRCWVLMFLAATLKTGTSQVSEARPKANSIKPALMEEAPTPATNRSTTAHSGITKKYNILAQQVYPCSNDKECSVGSYCHSPQQAPSRCLTCRRRKKRCHRDAMCCPGNRCSNYICVPISESVLSPHISALDEHNKLSTKDQNWRKSGKAHAKHSLKGHEGDPCLRSSDCSEGYCCARHFWTKICKPVLRQGEVCTKQRKKGSHGLEIFQRCDCAKGLSCKVWKDATSSSKSRLHMCQKI; the protein is encoded by the exons ATGCTCGTCTTAACTTGGAATAGATGCTGGGTCTTGATGTTTCTCGCCGCTACACTGAAGACGGGGACATCCCAGGTATCCGAGGCGCGCCCAAAGGCGAACTCCATTAAGCCAGCTTTGATGGAAGAGGCACCTACACCCGCTACAAACCGCTCCACCACTGCCCACAGCGGAATCACCAAGAAATATAACATCCTTGCGCAG CAGGTGTATCCCTGCAGCAACGATAAGGAGTGCAGCGTGGGAAGCTACTGCCACAGCCCTCAGCAGGCTCCGTCTCGCTGCCTCACCTGCCGCAGGAGGAAGAAGCGCTGCCATCGAGATGCCATGTGTTGTCCTGGGAACCGCTGCAGTAACT ATATTTGCGTCCCAATCTCTGAGAGTGTCCTCTCACCTCACATCTCAGCTTTGGACGAGCACAACAAACTGTCCACCAAAGACCAGAACTGGAGGAAGAGTGGGAAGGCCCACGCTAAGCATTCTCTTAAAG GGCACGAGGGCGACCCTTGCCTGCGTTCGTCCGATTGCTCAGAGGGCTACTGCTGCGCCCGCCATTTCTGGACCAAAATCTGCAAGCCGGTGCTGAGGCAGGGAGAGGTGTGCAccaagcagaggaagaaaggtTCTCACGGCTTGGAAATCTTCCAGCGCTGTGACTGTGCCAAGGGCCTTTCCTGCAAGGTGTGGAAAGACGCCACCTCCTCGTCCAAGTCCAGGCTCCACATGTGCCAGAAGATCTAA